A DNA window from Lachancea thermotolerans CBS 6340 chromosome G complete sequence contains the following coding sequences:
- a CDS encoding M28 family metallopeptidase (similar to uniprot|P47161 Saccharomyces cerevisiae YJR126C), with translation MVASDVEKAIAASSDNSRRSTRRWGVVLQLTIVALLLMRRLHFPGPGELGIASPLESAFLGALDENLAGNWSEKYTSIPHLAGQGVELVNWTAEKFREYGLLTDVESFDIYLNYPVEHGLQLLKDGRNGTRVEYTATLEEDRLPDDPTTDGDDLVQAFHGYSASGNVTAEYVYVNYGTKEDFELLKSLKVDLTGKIAVARYGKIFRGLKVKFAQEAGCVGVLIYSDPGDDYYRESKGDKAYPDGPARNPSSLQRGSVQFLSQNPGDPTTPGYASQGDVERVDPYDSIPSIPSLPISMREVEPILKRLNGHGLNVTSIGGDKWVGALKGFDYWTGPAPGYSLNLYNNQSYDIRPIYNVYGNISGTDAGGEYILVGNHRDAWIKGGASDPNSGSASMLEVIRAFSQLMEQGWKPRKTIVFASWDGEEYALLGSTEFGEKYADDLKANCLAYLNVDVSVSGKTLNVASSPLLNYVLEEALHLVQYPEGGTLHDHYFGRKEKFGILGSGSDYTVFQEHLGIASVDMGFDSSFKEPVYHYHSNYDSFHWMSTMCDPGFKLHNALARYLGLVTLKLSERKVTGFKVFDYAAELDLYFEELKDRVPIGWLNIPAGRCKKTIADALVILGDRLGGLKKRAASFDARAEELQALWDEPMPWWKRIALHYRIVGLNYKLRFLERMFLHEEGLEGRPWFKHVVYAAGRDTGYEGFAFPGLKEALDDDDPVAFGKWLRIIGRTIKHLEKRLGHAKH, from the exons ATGGTAGCCAGTGACGTTGAGAAAGCCATCGCCGCTTCCAGCGACAACTCTCGCAGAAGTACAAGACGATGGGGAGTGGTTCTGCAATTAACCATTGTTGCCTTGCTCCTTATGCGTAGACTTCATTTTCCC GGCCCAGGTGAGTTAGGAATTGCTTCCCCCCTAGAAAGCGCGTTTCTCGGGGCTTTGGATGAAAACTTGGCAGGTAATTGGTCCGAGAAATATACCTCCATACCACACTTGGCAGGCCAAGGCGTGGAGCTAGTAAACTGGACCGCCGAAAAATTCCGTGAGTACGGGCTATTGACTGACGTCGAGTCATTTGACATCTATTTGAATTACCCCGTAGAGCACGGATTGCAGTTGTTGAAAGATGGGCGCAATGGAACTCGAGTTGAGTACACTGCTACCTTAGAAGAAGATAGGCTACCTGATGATCCTACTACGGATGGAGATGATCTCGTTCAGGCCTTCCATGGATACAGTGCTTCCGGAAACGTAACAGCGGAGTACGTGTATGTGAACTACGGTACGAAGGAAGACtttgagcttctgaaaagcttgaaggttGACTTGACCGGGAAAATAGCTGTTGCGAGGTATGGCAAGATATTCAGAGGCTTGAAAGTGAAATTCGCACAAGAGGCAGGTTGTGTTGGGGTTTTGATATATTCAGATCCTGGCGACGACTATTACCGCGAATCAAAAGGTGATAAAGCTTATCCCGACGGACCTGCTAGAAACCCCTCGTCATTGCAGAGAGGGTCTGTTCAATTTCTAAGCCAGAATCCGGGAGACCCAACAACGCCCGGGTATGCTTCGCAGGGAGACGTCGAGAGAGTTGATCCATATGACAGTATCCCCTCAATCCCAAGCTTGCCAATATCGATGCGTGAGGTTGAGCCTATTTTGAAACGCTTGAATGGACACGGGCTGAACGTCACAAGCATCGGAGGAGATAAATGGGTGGGCGCCCTAAAGGGCTTCGATTACTGGACGGGACCTGCCCCAGGATACTCTCTAAATCTTTACAACAACCAGTCCTATGACATCAGGCCAATCTACAATGTTTATGGTAATATATCCGGGACAGATGCCGGAGGAGAGTACATTCTGGTCGGCAACCACCGCGATGCTTGGATCAAGGGTGGTGCATCTGATCCAAATAGTGGTTCAGCTTCGATGCTGGAAGTGATCCGTGCTTTTAGCCAGCTAATGGAGCAAGGCTGGAAGCCACGCAAGACCATTGTATTTGCGTCCTGGGACGGGGAAGAATACGCGTTGCTAGGATCCACAGAGTTCGGCGAGAAGTACGCAGACGACCTGAAGGCAAACTGCCTGGCTTACCTGAACGTGGATGTTTCTGTGAGTGGAAAGACTCTGAACGTAGCTTCATCGCCCCTTCTGAATTACGTTTTGGAAGAGGCGCTTCATCTGGTTCAATATCCTGAGGGCGGAACACTACACGATCATTACTTCGGTAGAAAGGAAAAGTTTGGGATCTTGGGAAGCGGCTCCGACTACACAGTGTTCCAGGAGCACTTGGGCATTGCCTCAGTCGACATGGGGTTTGActcgtctttcaaagagccTGTATACCATTACCATTCCAACTATGATTCCTTCCACTGGATGAGCACCATGTGCGATCCAGGTTTCAAGCTTCACAATGCCCTTGCAAGGTATCTGGGGCTTGTGACACTCAAGCTGTCCGAGCGCAAAGTGACTGGGTTTAAGGTTTTTGACTACGCGGCAGAGTTGGATCTatactttgaagaattAAAGGACCGTGTGCCTATAGGATGGTTGAACATTCCTGCAGGCCGGTGCAAGAAGACAATAGCAGATGCCCTAGTGATCCTTGGAGACCGACTGGGGGGATTAAAGAAGCGCGCCGCGTCTTTTGACGCACGCGccgaagaacttcaagctctgtGGGATGAGCCGATGCCGTGGTGGAAGAGGATAGCGTTGCACTACCGTATTGTCGGACTGAACTACAAACTAAGGTTCTTGGAGCGTATGTTCCTCCACGAGGAGGGTCTAGAGGGCCGGCCATGGTTCAAACATGTTGTTTACGCCGCGGGTAGAGACACAGGTTATGAGGGCTTTGCGTTCCCCGGCCTGAAGGAGGCGCTGGACGACGACGACCCTGTGGCTTTCGGGAAGTGGCTACGTATCATTGGGCGCACGATCAAGCACTTAGAGAAGAGACTCGGACATGCAAAGCACTGA